aaaaataaaaaaaaatattagacACTAAtcgtaaattaaaaacaaaaaagataaattggGGGGGAGGAAGCAAgatgaaatataaataagcTGTTGAATGCCGCGTATATGGATGCTTCGAAAACCATCTGGCGTTCAATTGAAgtattgttgattttttcttaTATGTTACACGAATAAAGATCACCAagcagctgttgctgttttgcatttgtttttgaaaaCCCCTGCAGCATTTCGGTGCACGATTGATTAGCTGTCATTGCGAGGTCATCCTACCATTTTGTCCATAATgcattctctctctttctcttacGCTTCGGAACTCTTCaggggttgtttttgttgctttcatttgcaaagtttttcttcctctctgagcgattttttttagtaaatcgattggtgtgtgtgtgtgttttgttttctacgaCAACTTTCTAGCTTTCTTGGGACAACTTTTCAATCGACAGCGAACCCCCAAAATAAGGGAAAGATCGGAAACGGCATGTGTGTCGAATCCCCTAACCAGTGCCGAGAACAGATTTCTGTTATAAAACTGGCCCCGCCTGTTGCCGGCATGGTTTGAAAGTGGTAAGGTGACGCAATCAAATTCCATGTCGTTGATCTCGTTTGGCGTGCCATCAGGATTCTTGCACGGATCAACCGGGTCAACCATGTAGTTGCGCATCGGATCGTCCACAAGCGCCGTGGTGTATGGGGAGCGCTTCAAAGTATATTGGTATCGATTTTATTGCTTTGACGGCAACAGCCCCGGGCATTCGCAATTATCCCACAAGAATTGTTGCGTTGTTTGACAACGGACGGGTTGTGCGTCCGCGGGGGTTGACTGTTGGCATTCCCATGCCTCTGATGTGACACTAGGGAGTAGTGGGGTTTATTTTTCTAGCGTTGTTGCCGCAGATAGTGCTCCCGATTGTCACACCGGTTAGCTCTGGATCGTTTGATGGCTTCTCtttcactctctttctctcggtACGTTTGTACGGGTGTGGTGAGGGAACATTAGCGATGACATCAAGCGCGGGCAACAGTTGACCAACCCGGGGTCAACCGGGTTAGTTTGGTGGATTCTGTTCCCATCACGACTCTCACGGCCCTATCGTCTGCCGTCTCGTCCTGCAGCGATGCAACGAGTCACACCAGAGGGGGACTCCACGGATGAAACCGGCAGCGATTGTATCATCTTCCAACATCAGCCATCAGACACGGTTTCGCCTTGAGGAGCGCTGTGTGGTGTATTACCATAAGCGGTACCGATTCTGTGCTGCTTTCATTATTTCCCTGCCGGTGGTGGAGATAGCGTGTTGCAGACTTTCAGCACTTCTGCGTTAagctccctttctctctctgaaGTGATGTAACTTTAACTCGCTCTAGTGTATTTCGACAACTTTAAAACCGTCAGTGGAAAGGGCCAGACTGGCGTGTGtagtgtgtatttgttttgtttaccgtGTTGCTCTTGCCAAATCTGTTAAAACGATCGTTCTGGAGATAAACCTGTTGTGCAACGTAACAAGATATTGCTTTGGGCAAGGTTTACTTCAAGCTCTAAAGTTGTGCTACGGCTTAGACGTGTTCAAAACCGTGTAGATTAGACGCTACACTAGCAGGGAGTGGTACGTTAAGTAGTTTGCAAAGCATTTGCATGCCTGGATGGAGCTGTCAATGTGAGTCAGGTGAGATAGCTTGGCGACACGATGTTCGAGTGGTGTCAAGGACATtatcaaacacaaataaaccACCTTGACAGTGGGTACTGTCAAACGCGCAGAGACGTCGCCAACGCAAATAGCGACACTGTTCAGACATTAGACTCCAACAAATACTGGATTATTACTGTGACTGTTTTGAAGTGATGCAGTATTATCAAGTGGATTGGGAAAGAATTTGAAGAGGACTCGGAAATAATTATAGTAAAAGGCGTGCCTCTTTCTAGGTTGCTATATTAGACATGTGCGAGTAGGCAAGTAGCTGTAATACGTACTTCATATAGAtcccaatcgtagaagatgtTGGGGAATTGCTCACCGCTGTCAATGCAAAGTGAAAAGTCAAATCATGGGCACCCGCTGTTTGTAGACATTGTGTTGTACCCCGTAGAGCAAGAATTCACACCCTTTAGCTAAGCTATCTTTCCATTCTTTATTTCTTCCCTTCACCCACTCGCCGCGGCACATCGAAACCACAGAGTAGAGCGCTCGAAGGTGCGTGTATCGTTCTTCCAGAGCAGCAAACCGCAATCAATCAGTCCGCCGGAGTCGCTACACCTGTACGGTGGGCAAAGTTTGATTAATTTCGGTGGCGGCGGTACCGGTGGcagtggtggcggcggtggccaTGATAACAACAACTCACCGCTAGACACCTACATCACCTCGGCAGCACTCAACCAACAGTACGATTCGCTGACCAgccatcaacagcagcacgcACACTTTCATCCGGACCACCGGGATCCCAACATGGCGGCTGTCTACGGAGGTACCAATGTGCCGCCGACGGTGTTTAATCGACAAATGAGGTAAGTGTTTGATGATAGACGCTTTTCTTTCCTATCTGTACCAGCGAGAAGATCCTGCCCTAGTCACGCTATCCTGGCTATTCGCtagtaaaacaaaatctctCACCGCGATTCTAAAAGTCTTGCAGTTGTGGAAGAGTGTTCCGTAGAACGGCGACTGTCTAGAAGtgaagggagagagaaagagagagatggcGACGTATCACCTCATCTTCTTTATCTTGTGTATCATCAGACACGGTTGATAGTGCGGCGCATTCTAGCCACTCCATACCGTTTTTTGAAGTACCTATCAACGATACCTGTCATGTTTACACGGTGCAAAATGGGGGTTTGAGTGGcgttgaagcaaaaaaaaatctattacTGAGCTTCAATGTAAGCAATGTAGAGCATCTCGCAAATCTGCTTCCTTCCTTTACGTCAACTTCATTGAATATTCATTTGGTTTATAGCGAAAAGAACTAACCATCATGAATAGCGTAATCGGAGCAGCCAGGTTAACCACCTCTGCTGTATGAAGCTTTTATTTACTCAATACAACTGTGTATATCAGGGACGTGCAATGAGCTTTATAGGTATTGTTTTGTCGGGACGCAGTACCAGGTCCGTTTTGAGATGGATCTCGTGCATAGTGTCACCGGGCAGTATACGGTAGAAGGAAACCATACGTACGATGGATACTTTCATCTCCAACAGCGCGTAACGCTGGCCGATGCAATTCCGCGAACCGATGCTGAACGGGATGTAGTCGTACGGGCCACGGCGCTGAGTGCTTTCGTCCGAGAAGCGCTCCGGATCGAAACGTTCCGGGTCGGGGTATATGGCCGGGTTCCGGTGTATAACGTAGATGGGGATGGTAAAGTCAGTTCCGGCAGGAATCGTTACGCCATTCATTTCAATGTCTTCGACCAGACGACGTCCAATGAATGATACAGGTGGCAGTAGACGTAGCGACTCCTTCACCACCATGTCCAGATAGGGGAAGTTCTGGAGCGTGTTGTACGTGAGCGGAACAGTGCGGAAATCCGCCCCAAGTACATCTTGGATCTCTTGATAGAGCTTCTCCTGGATATCCGGATTCTTGGCAAGTTGATAGAAGGTGAATGCTATCCCGGAGGTAGTCGTGTCATGACCCTCGAACATGAAGGTATCTACCTCCTCTCGTATGTCCAGATCGCTTAGAGAATTACCATCAACTCTGACATTCAACAGCAGATCCAGCAACGTTTCCTTACGCTTAGTGTACAGACTTTCGTCCTCCTGATCTTGTTGAACCTCTGCAACACTGTTCCCATTTTTCATCAACTGTTGGCGACGCTTTTGAATCACAGAGTCGGTGAAGGCATGGAGTCGGCTAATCAACTTCCTCTGCTCCCAAGCTTTCGGCATCGTGTACCAGTAGGTTTTTGGGAAGGAGGACAGCACATGAAAAATTCTTAGCAGTATCAACTCACTCATACGCTTCACATCACGCACGTACTGGTTCTCCGGATGGCGTTGCGCATCTATCTCAACCCCCATAGACGTTACGCAGATGCTATCCAGCGCGTACAGCGAGATCGGTTCGTAGATGTCAAACTCACGTCCGGTGTTGGCGTGCTGGCGTAACTTGTCGATCAGTATCTCCGCCTCCTGGTTAAACACGCTCACGAAGCTTTCCAGTATCTTGAAGTGAAACGTGGGCGTGATAATTTTCCGCCGATGGAACCACTTCTCGCCGCTCGAGATGAGCAGGCCCTGCCCTAGCCATAGCTCGATGAAGTTGTACACGGAGGATTTTTCGGTCTTCTTCGCCATCACCACCTTTTCGACGTTGGTCGCACTGCTGACGATGATCATGTGGTCGTTCAGCAGGCCCCAGTTGAAGAGATCCTGCCCGTACTGCTCGTGCAGCTTTACCATCGTCTCGAAGATGCCGGGTATATCGTTTGCCGGATATTCCATCACATTACCCAGCAGCCAGTGCGGTTTGGCGTAGTTGAAGTGAGTCGCAATTCGATGCAGCTGGCGTCGTTTTCGGTAGGCTTGCGTCACACCGTACACAATCAGCATGACGAGCAGAAATACGGCAGCGGACATGTTGATAATTGGTGCTGTTTTACTCCCGGAGTGATACTACGACCGTTCAGCCGCAGTTCTATTTTACGTATGGTTGGAACTTTCGCAGCAAATCTTGAAGATGAGCATCATGGTAAGATTAAGCGAGGCTTTAAAAAGAATCTTCTTGGCTTATCGGTATTTCGCCCTCACTGTCCGGTACTTGATAGGCCTGCAGCGAATGTGAAGGTGCTGGAAGGAGAAGAGCAACATGAGTGGGCATGTAACTCTGGTACTTACCTCTCGTATCTTGGACAGCTACTTGAGTTCCCGCACTTGTTTAGGGGGCACGTTTTGAGACATTTTACAGCCTGATAAATGCAGCATGGCGATGCTACCACCTTTGGATTCGTTCGACACGCTGTGACTAATGGTAGTGTCGTACATGTGGAGTGTTTGTCATACACACTGTTTTACTGTGCTGATAACAGCTGAGCGATGAAAATGAACGTCgcaaaaacacgaaaaggaAGACATTTCTGGTTCGGAACCGATCCGCTTTTTTATTGACATCTATGATCTTCGCTGGATTTTGATTGGAATACCCTTATCCGGCCGCAACACCAGATCCGTCTTAAGGCGCACCTGAGGCATACTTTCACCGGGCAGGATGCGATAGTGTGCCACCATCTTGATGATGGTGATTTTCATCTCCATCAGCGCGTAACGCTGACCGATGCAATTCCGCGAACCGATACTGAACGGGATGTAGTCGTACGGGCCACGGCGCTGAGTGCTTTCGTCCGAGAAGCGCTCCGGATCGAAACGTTCCGGGTCGGGGTAGATGGCCGGGTTCCGGTGTATAACGTAGATGGGGATGGTAAAGTCAGTTCCGGCAGGAATCGTTACGCCATTCATTTCAATGTCTTCGACCAGACGACGCCCAATGAATGATACAGGTGGCAGTAGACGTAGCGACTCCTTCACCACCATGTCCAGATAAGGGAAGTTCTGGAGCGTGTTGTACGTGAGCGGAACAGTGCGGAAATCCGCCCCAAGTACATCTTGGATCTCTTGATAGAGCTTCTCCTGGATGTCCGGATTCTTGGCAAGTTGATAGAAGGTGAATGCTATCCCGGAGGTAGTCGTGTCATGACCCTCGAACATGAAGGTATCTACCTCCTCCCGGATATCTGCATCAGACAGTGGCTGTCCTTCAACAGTGACGTTCAGCAACAGATCGAGGAAGGTCTTCCGCTGTTTATCGCCCACCATGTTATCTTCATCCGCTTCCAACACCTGCCCACCTTGTCCCGCAGTTAGCAACTGTTGGCGACGCTTTTGAATCACAGAGTCGGTGAAGGCATGGAGTCGTCTAATCAACTTCCTCTGCTCCCAAGCGTTGGGCATCGTGTACCAGTAGAGTTGCGGGAAGGAGGACAGTACGTGGAAGATGCGTAGCAATACCAACTCGCTCATCCGCTTCACGTCACGCACGTACTGGTTGTCCGGATTATGCTGCGCATTGATTTCGACACCCATCGACGTCTCGCAGATGCTATCGAGCGCGTACAGCGAGATCGGTTCGTAGATGTCAAACTCCCGTCCGGTGTTGGCGTGCGGGCTTAACTTCTTCACCAGCACCTCCACCTCCCGGTTGAACACGGTGGCAAAGTTTTCCAGTATCTTGAAGTGAAACGTGGGCGTGATAATTTTCCGCCGATGGAACCACTTTTCGCCGCTCGAGATGAGCAGACCCTTGCCCAGCCAGAGCTCGATAAAGTCGTATATCTGGGACTTTTGCGTTTTCTTCGCCATCACCACCTTTTCGACGTTGGTCGCACTGGTGACGATGACCATGTGGTCGTTCAGCAGGCCCCAGTTGAAGAGATCCTGCCCGTACTGCTCGTGCATCTTCACCATCGTCTCGAAGATGCCGGGTATGTCGTTCGGTGGGAACAAGGGCAAAATTCCGAGCAGCCAGTGCGGTTTGGGACTGTTGAAACGGGAAGCGATTTTCCACAGCCGCTGACGTTGCTGGTACATCCGCAACACACCCCAAAGGGCCACCGTCACGAGAAACACGAACAGCAGCATAATGAAGTGCACTATGCACACCGGGGGTTAAAGGTTGGCTGTTGGTTGATAGCTGCTGTAAAACGACACTTTCACAAACGTACGACACTTTGCGAATGGTTTGGCGTACACGCCCAGTCGATTATATATctggaagtgttttttttttcggaagaGAAGTCTATCTGATAATGGTCAAACGCGAGGGGTTATGGTCTTTATCGCAATCTTCGCAATGCACGTTATCGTCTTATCAAGAATAATCCCTTCCCTAGGCCCTAGGCTGGCTTCAGGGTTTTGCGGCAATGCCAGCGATGGATGAAGTTTTTTGACATTTCAGTTGTCATTTtgcgagcattttttttttgccaaagcAACACACAACCGGCATGGGTGCAACCAAAACAAGATGACGCTATGTGGTCTCCGATAAAGGCAACCTCCACAAAGCTCCTGCATGAATGCGCACGAGCAACCAAACTACCACATATATAAAATCGCGTATAGTCAGCATGACCCATCGAAATATGTTGTCCCAatttatgtgtatgtgtgtgtgtgtgtgtgcaggggGATGAGGGTGGTTTTGAGGGGCGTGGACCCTCCTGTGGACTCCCGTGCATGATTTCTTGAAATGTAATGCGGGGTCTCGTAAAATCAACATTCCGCGGAAAGGATTTTTATGTGGTGCTTCTGGTGGCTGCATCGCCACCAGGATACGGACCCATATCCGTGCATCATTCATTCATGGTGGTGTGAACCTGCCCCCGCCCTAAAAAAAAGACCCCTAATGTGCATAATTCATGCGCTAACGGTGGGCCGGTGGTGTTGGTACGGTGGGTGCGGTTTGTTTGTGCCGAGTCATTGCCGATTATAGCCTGCCTTTTTGCTGAACTCATTCCCGTTCGGCTTATGACACCCACCGCGTGAAATTTGCATCATCCCCATCGTGTTACGAAacacgatggagacgcatggtggtgggtgctatttgtttgtttttattgtcatTTATTTTCGGTTCTATGTTTACTGTACGGTTCGTTACACTAAGCAAGATGAGTCATGTTCGCGGTACCTGTGGCTTGTTcttgttgtgttttggttgGAGAAACACTGAAATATTGTACCATGGCTTGGCAGAATTGTTGAGAAAATTCGCACGAAACAATTAGTGGCCCACCGTGTTGGCTCCTGACTCTATCGAAAGAGCAACAGTGTTTTTCTCTTACTTCctctttcattctctctcgctctttgatgcactctctctcgctcttatAATTGAAAACTAGGTAAAGAAGTCTGTTTCCTGGCTGCATTACATGTAATTGATACCCATTTTCACTCTGTGAAGTTCTATTTCCACACCCCTAGCCGCCCTACCCCCCCCCATCACTTGACTCATGACTGACCCGACTGCCAGCAGCAGAATGTAGGGCACTTGTACACGCGATCACAAATTCTTTGCTGAACGAACGGTGGGGCCATTTTGTCGTGGAAGGGGAGGAGGGGTGGTCAAGCGAAGAGAAAGTGCtcggtttttctttctggGGTGCAAATGGAAAAGGGATGCATTTCAAAGAAATATgtagaaaacaaacgaatttaGTACAGGGGGTGGTTCGGTTTCTTTAACGTCGTGACATTTCCTTTCcagtgtgcatgtgtgtgtttgtgtagggaaaggatgaaaaatagtttatgaGTTCAGTGGTGTGAGTTCCAACCATCTTactggattgttttttttaaagatgttTCAATAAATTAGCAACATTAAATGATATTTATTTACCAACAAGTGAACTGTCATTTTAACATTTGACAGTTCATATTTTAGTTGgggaaaatgtttgcattaATATTCGACAACAACCTTACAAGGCTTTTATTTTAACTCCAGTGATGGTAAAGTTAGCACAAAACATGTGTTCTGGTGGGAAACTTCTGGCGGTAGTCTACTATGAGCTACAAATTTAATTCGCAATATAAATCACAAATGATTGATCTTCTTTTTGTAGtctttttgttgcattttcaccatcatcagctAGTTTCAAAATAGTAATTTCTCAAATAATAATATGTTCTTGGTCGCCTAATTATTTCCTGGTgggtaatttttgaaaaatatatcGAGCAGGAAGTGATTTACTGGTGGGAAATTTCCGGCATTGTCTATTATCAGATTCAGACAATTTTAATCTCGAATTAGATCTAGTAGTTGGTTCGTCTTCATCATTTAGTTTcaaagtaattaaattaataatctcTTGGTGGGACAATTTTGGTGTTGTGTATTAAGAGCATCGCAATAAATTCGCAATGTAAATATGATAGTAAACTGAAAGTACAAATAAACTtttagattaaaaaaaaaatcatatcaatAACTAGTTTCAAAATAATCAAATCGAGTGAGTGACTTCATGGAAAGACTCACACTTGTACGACAGTAACTTCTACATGTGTCTGTGCCTCGATGAACCGTTTATCGCTGTTTATGCGATGTGATCTATTACTTTGACAAAGATGACAAAAGTTTTATGCGCGCGCAGTACGTTCACCAtggctgtgtgtgagtggtttgtttgttttttttttcctgctgcaCTCGAATGAAATGAATTCGTTACTACGCCTAATAAATTCAGGCACATCAGTACTAGTAgcctcacacaaacacacacgcgttcctcggtggtgtggtgtggtctGTTCATTTCCCCGCGGACGGAAAAGCGAACTTGGGAGCAGTGTATTGATGAGGAAAATTCAAGAATTTCTGCTCTATCTCTCTCGCGTGCGGTCTCTTTAGCTTCCACACACTGGCACACTGGTCGTGTTCTTGTTGTGAGCACGAAGGGGAAATACGGATCGCGCCAGTTTTCGCACTACAGTCGCGTACCGTATGCAGACGCACGTACAACAGTAAAGTAGGGTAGTGGCACCCTAGTGCGCGCACACACTGCTAGCTAGTGGTTCAGTTCTCTACAAACCGTATCAGTTTGTGTTTCGACTCGTTGACAAGGTTTGATGTGCCCGGGTGTATATCCATTGTTGTTGCCAGCAACCAATCAACATATATTGACGACCTGTTCAATCTTTAATTGAGGAATAATTTTTCACCCCCTTATGATGTGTGTGACAATATTAAGAAAGTGAAACCAACCAGCAAGGAAAACTATTGcgtgtgagagagaaagagagggagagggcGAGAGAAAGTGACTGGTTGATACTGTGCGAGACAACAAGAAGGACTAAATGTCATTCCACAGGGAACGCATTGTGATGGTAGTAGTGAACAGCgtggaaaatgttgaaaaaataTATGTGCTCTATATCTAGCGCATGCTGCCGTTTCGGTGTTTAGCACTATCAAATGTCTCCGAACACtataaatcattcaaaaccAGCGCCAAATAGGCGAAAGGAATTTTATAAATATCATCCCCCACATTCACACGCAACAGTTACGACTGTTTGTCATAACTATTGTCtggttttctttctattttgtaTAATAATACTATTTCTCTATCACGCTGAAACCAGTGATCGACGTAGAGGGGAGGTAATATTCTAGACCGTGGGAAGGGGGAATATAAAAAGCAAATAGCGCGCCAGtttggtatgttctcctgcaCATTTGTCACCGCTGACAGGTGATGTCAGGCTTTCCCGGCATGTCGATGTATGGGAGCGCACGCGCACAAAGTAAACTCTCCTTCAGCTCTCGCTCTCCGCACGCGTTCCCTTTTTGGTGAGTGAAGCACATTGCACAGGAGACAAATTATTCCTTCTGCGTTATATTGAACGGTTCGGAAGCTACTTAATTAGCTGTGTTTATATGGCAGAGTCGAGTACTATCAGCGTCTTTAGTAGGAGATGTTATCATGCTTAACGCTTACGCGCTAGGTGATCAGATTAGCAGTTGGTTGTGAACAGTTCGTTGGTGAGATCTAGCGTCGTTTTGTGAAGTTTCTCAGGTGGGTGTGCAGTGTTTGCTAACCAAAGGCAGCATCCACGCCAACACTCATTCCCACTTTACCAGATGCGAAATTATGAAAAAAGAAGTCTTATCGAAGAGAAACGTTTTAGTATGCGTGTATGTTTTTAAaatgagagagtgagagaacaAAGGTGAAGTGAGCGGCATACAGTAATACAAGCGGCGGCAGTAATGTTCGTACTGCTGCACAGAAACCACTCTAAAGGTCAACGTTGAAAAGGagacaataataataataataataaatagatacaaaacgagaaaaat
This window of the Anopheles moucheti chromosome X, idAnoMoucSN_F20_07, whole genome shotgun sequence genome carries:
- the LOC128306736 gene encoding cytochrome P450 4d2-like; the encoded protein is MSAAVFLLVMLIVYGVTQAYRKRRQLHRIATHFNYAKPHWLLGNVMEYPANDIPGIFETMVKLHEQYGQDLFNWGLLNDHMIIVSSATNVEKVVMAKKTEKSSVYNFIELWLGQGLLISSGEKWFHRRKIITPTFHFKILESFVSVFNQEAEILIDKLRQHANTGREFDIYEPISLYALDSICVTSMGVEIDAQRHPENQYVRDVKRMSELILLRIFHVLSSFPKTYWYTMPKAWEQRKLISRLHAFTDSVIQKRRQQLMKNGNSVAEVQQDQEDESLYTKRKETLLDLLLNVRVDGNSLSDLDIREEVDTFMFEGHDTTTSGIAFTFYQLAKNPDIQEKLYQEIQDVLGADFRTVPLTYNTLQNFPYLDMVVKESLRLLPPVSFIGRRLVEDIEMNGVTIPAGTDFTIPIYVIHRNPAIYPDPERFDPERFSDESTQRRGPYDYIPFSIGSRNCIGQRYALLEMKVSIVRMVSFYRILPGDTMHEIHLKTDLVLRPDKTIPIKLIARP
- the LOC128306737 gene encoding cytochrome P450 4d2-like, with protein sequence MLLFVFLVTVALWGVLRMYQQRQRLWKIASRFNSPKPHWLLGILPLFPPNDIPGIFETMVKMHEQYGQDLFNWGLLNDHMVIVTSATNVEKVVMAKKTQKSQIYDFIELWLGKGLLISSGEKWFHRRKIITPTFHFKILENFATVFNREVEVLVKKLSPHANTGREFDIYEPISLYALDSICETSMGVEINAQHNPDNQYVRDVKRMSELVLLRIFHVLSSFPQLYWYTMPNAWEQRKLIRRLHAFTDSVIQKRRQQLLTAGQGGQVLEADEDNMVGDKQRKTFLDLLLNVTVEGQPLSDADIREEVDTFMFEGHDTTTSGIAFTFYQLAKNPDIQEKLYQEIQDVLGADFRTVPLTYNTLQNFPYLDMVVKESLRLLPPVSFIGRRLVEDIEMNGVTIPAGTDFTIPIYVIHRNPAIYPDPERFDPERFSDESTQRRGPYDYIPFSIGSRNCIGQRYALMEMKITIIKMVAHYRILPGESMPQVRLKTDLVLRPDKGIPIKIQRRS